In the genome of Cryptomeria japonica chromosome 8, Sugi_1.0, whole genome shotgun sequence, one region contains:
- the LOC131857911 gene encoding LRR receptor-like serine/threonine-protein kinase ERECTA — translation MRLLYINLTANNLQGRLLLNASAWNQLEVLDVSRNAFCGQIPSIWPPNVQVLLLNDNLLTGYIPPLLQGISSLEIVNLANNYLIGTIPPSLANCSKLGNLNLGDNYLRGIIPYELGKLTELKVLVLKNNLLSGKFPFSISNCKELYFLDVGRNFLEGHIPKSIGNLLELKVLAMRKNDFVGSIPAEIGQLKNLQILDLSSNQLSGFVPHNIFSLQAMLSEKTSGIFRHLYPH, via the coding sequence ATGCGTCTTCTCTACATCAATCTTACAGCAAATAATCTTCAAGGTCGCCTTTTGCTAAATGCTTCAGCTTGGAATCAATTGGAGGTCTTGGATGTGTCTAGAAATGCATTTTGTGGTCAGATACCATCAATTTGGCCTCCTAATGTACAAGTATTGCTCCTCAATGACAATTTGCTGACAGGATATATTCCTCCACTTTTACAAGGTATCTCTTCACTGGAAATTGTAAATTTGGCAAATAACTATTTGATTGGAACCATTCCTCCAAGCTTAGCCAATTGTTCCAAGcttggaaatttgaatttgggggatAATTATTTGAGGGGAATCATTCCGTATGAGTTGGGTAAGCTAACTGAACTGAAAGTACTCGTGTTAAAGAATAACCTGTTGAGTGGAAAATTCCCTTTCTCCATATCAAATTGCAAAGAATTATATTTTTTAGATGTCGGCCGAAACTTCTTGGAAGGTCACATTCCAAAGTCAATAGGAAACTTATTAGAACTGAAGGTGTTAGCAATGAGGAAAAATGATTTTGTAGGTAGTATCCCTGCAGAAATTGGGCAGCTGAAGAATCTACAAATCCTGGACCTTTCTTCAAATCAACTCTCAGGTTTTGTGCCCCACAACATTTTTAGTTTGCAAGCAATGTTGTCAGAAAAAACATCAGGAATTTTCCGTCATCTATACCCACATTAA